Below is a window of Desulfomicrobium macestii DNA.
GGCCGGGTTTCTGCTTCTGGGACAGATGGCCGGGACATTCCGAATTTCCGAGATTCTGGCACAAGGCGACCACATCCGCGCCCATTCGCTCTACGTCCCGACGCTCATGCTCATCCTGATCGGCGCTTTCACCAAGTCGGCGCAGTTTCCGTTCCATTTCTGGCTGCCAAAGGCCATGGCCGCGCCCACGCCCATCAGCGCCTATCTGCACTCCGCCACCATGGTCAAAGCCGGCGTCTTCCTACTGGCCAGACTCTACCCTGTCCTGTCAGGCACGGACCTCTGGTTCTTCACCGTGAGCGGCGTAGGTCTGACCACGCTGCTCATGGGCGCCTATGCCGCCATCTTCCAGCATGACCTGAAAGGACTCCTGGCCTACTCGACCATCAGCCACCTCGGCCTCATCGTGCTTCTCTTCGGACTGGACACGCCGCTGGCTGCCGTGGCCGGAGTGTTCCACATCATCAACCACGCTACCTTCAAGGCCTCCCTGTTCATGGCCGCAGGCATCATCGACCACGAAACCGGAACCCGCGACATGCGCCGCCTGAACGGGCTCTGGAAATACATGCCCCACACCGCGGCCCTGGCCATGATCGCGGCCGCCGCCATGGCCGGTGTTCCGCTCCTGAACGGCTTTCTGTCCAAGGAGATGTTTTTTGCCGAAACCCTGCACGTTCACCTGCTCGGCCCCGCTTGGATGCTCCTTCCGGCCGCCGCGACCCTGGCCGGAATCTTCGCCGTGGCCTATTCCGCCCGCTTCATTCACGACGTCTTCTTCAACGGGGCGCCCCGTGATCTACCCAGGTTTCCGCCGCACGAACCGCCGCGCTTCATGAAGATTCCGGTGGAGATCCTGGCCGGAGCGTGCCTGCTGGTGGGCATCCTGCCCGCCCTGACCGTGGGTCCGCTGCTGGATCTGGCCGCCACCAGCGTGACGGGTGAAACCTTGCCGCCCTACAGCCTGGCCATATGGCACGGCTTTAACACACCGCTGCTGATGAGCCTCGTCGCCCTTGGAGGCGGGTTTGCCGTCTACGCAATGCGGCGCAGGCTCTTCGCCCTGCACGAGCGCCTGCCCCTTGCTCCCGATGCTGCCGCTCTCTTCCATGCCGCCGAGGAAGCCCTGATCCGATGCGCACGCGCCTTCCTGCACGGCTTGGACAACGGCTCCCTGCAACGCTCGGCGGCCCTGCTCCTGGGCGTGGCGGCCCTGGTCATGATTCTGCCCCTCGCCGGTCCTGCCATCAGCGGCCCGCTCCCTCTCACCCCCATCGACGGCCCGTCTCTCATGGGCGCGCTGCTGCTCATTGCCGCCGGTCTGCTGACCGTGCTCTGGCACGAACACCGCCTGTCCGCGATCATGGCCCTAAGCGTTGTCGGCCTGCTCGTGGCCTTGGTCTTCGTGCGTTTCTCCGCTCCGGACCTGGCCCTGACCCAGCTCAGCGTCGAGGTGGTGACCATCATGCTTCTGCTGCTGGCCCTCTTTTTCATTCCCCGGCGTCACAAACCGCGATCCCGCCCATCCGGACGCTTCAGGGATATTGTCCTGTCCACGGGCATCGGGGCCGGATGCGGACTGCTGGCCTGGGGCATGCTGACCCGCCCCCTTGACTCCATCTCCACATTTTTCATGGAGCAGAGCATACCCGGCGGTGGCGGAGCCAATGTGGTCAACGTCATTCTGGTGGATTTTCGCGGCTTCGACACCCTGGGCGAAGTCACGGTCCTGGCCGTGGCCGCCGTCGGCATCTTCGCCATGCTCGACAATCTGCGTCTGCCGATCCCGGCGCACGACCAGGACGGCCGCCCCTGGGCCGCCGAGCCGCATCCACTCATCCTGTCGCAGACGACCCGTTTCCTGCTGCCACTTGCCCTTTTGGTCTCGGTCTTCCTGTTCCTGCGCGGGCACAATGCGCCCGGGGGCGGCTTCATCGCGGGCCTGGTCACGGCAGTGGCTCTCATTCTGCAATACATGGCCAACGGCACCGCCTGGACCCAGCGGCAGTGGCGGCTGCCCTTCCATCCGCTCATCGCCGTCGGCGTGCTCGTGGCCGCCGCCACCGGAGCCGCCAGCCTGCTTGCAGGCCATCCCTTCCTGACCTCCACCTTCGGCCATGTCAGCCTGCCCATTGTCGGAAAATTCGAGCTGGCCAGCGCCATGCTTTTCGACCTGGGCGTTTTTCTGACCGTCGTCGGGGTGATCATGCTCATCCTGGCCAATCTGGGCAAGCTGACCAGGCGCAAAATTCGCCCCGCAAGGATACGCTGATGGAAGCCCTCGCCGCCCTGATCATCGCCGTTCTCATCGGTTGCGGGACGTACCTGACGCTATGCGCCCGGACCTTCTCCGTGGTTCTCGGGCTCTCGCTCATGTCCTACGCGGTCAACCTCTTCCTCTTTTTCAGCGGCCGTCTGGTCACCGGTGCACCGCCTCTGGCCACAAACATCGGAGCCACGGCCGACCCCTTGCCCCAGGCGCTGGTCCTGACCGCCATCGTCATCGGTTTCGGCATGACCGCCTTCGTGGTCATCCTGGCCTTGCGCGCCCTTGGAGAGCTGGGCACCGACCAGGTCGACGGAGAGGACGAAAAACCATGAACCATCTGATCATGATCCCCCTGCTCCTGCCGCTGGCCGCCGGCATGACGAACCTTCTGCTGGTGCGCAAAGGCATCGGCCCACAGCGCCTTGTCTCCGTCCTGACGGCCTGCGGGCTGCTCGCGGCGACCCTGCTTTTACTGGTCAGGGCCGAAACCGGGCACATCGACACATACG
It encodes the following:
- a CDS encoding monovalent cation/H+ antiporter subunit A; this translates as MNVLLLVLLPLLGAMLPPLTIRFGRDVCTWAAMAVTACTLMLAAVLFIQALEGSPASMHLPWLHGIGLDLSLRMDGLAALFALLVPGIGLLVIIYARYYLSEKDPMGRLHGLLLVFMSSMLGVALSDNLILMLIFWESTSLSSFLLIGFWQHRADARQGARMALIVTGAGGLALLAGFLLLGQMAGTFRISEILAQGDHIRAHSLYVPTLMLILIGAFTKSAQFPFHFWLPKAMAAPTPISAYLHSATMVKAGVFLLARLYPVLSGTDLWFFTVSGVGLTTLLMGAYAAIFQHDLKGLLAYSTISHLGLIVLLFGLDTPLAAVAGVFHIINHATFKASLFMAAGIIDHETGTRDMRRLNGLWKYMPHTAALAMIAAAAMAGVPLLNGFLSKEMFFAETLHVHLLGPAWMLLPAAATLAGIFAVAYSARFIHDVFFNGAPRDLPRFPPHEPPRFMKIPVEILAGACLLVGILPALTVGPLLDLAATSVTGETLPPYSLAIWHGFNTPLLMSLVALGGGFAVYAMRRRLFALHERLPLAPDAAALFHAAEEALIRCARAFLHGLDNGSLQRSAALLLGVAALVMILPLAGPAISGPLPLTPIDGPSLMGALLLIAAGLLTVLWHEHRLSAIMALSVVGLLVALVFVRFSAPDLALTQLSVEVVTIMLLLLALFFIPRRHKPRSRPSGRFRDIVLSTGIGAGCGLLAWGMLTRPLDSISTFFMEQSIPGGGGANVVNVILVDFRGFDTLGEVTVLAVAAVGIFAMLDNLRLPIPAHDQDGRPWAAEPHPLILSQTTRFLLPLALLVSVFLFLRGHNAPGGGFIAGLVTAVALILQYMANGTAWTQRQWRLPFHPLIAVGVLVAAATGAASLLAGHPFLTSTFGHVSLPIVGKFELASAMLFDLGVFLTVVGVIMLILANLGKLTRRKIRPARIR
- a CDS encoding Na+/H+ antiporter subunit C, producing MEALAALIIAVLIGCGTYLTLCARTFSVVLGLSLMSYAVNLFLFFSGRLVTGAPPLATNIGATADPLPQALVLTAIVIGFGMTAFVVILALRALGELGTDQVDGEDEKP